In a genomic window of Wyeomyia smithii strain HCP4-BCI-WySm-NY-G18 chromosome 1, ASM2978416v1, whole genome shotgun sequence:
- the LOC129718765 gene encoding protein Abitram, with product MVDHVQFYLEELLPIGGKTVPSIENEFVPDYPSIVDRFFTRYYYVHPSKQTEPHLVLFHSNRVCLIGLASNHEAFSRGIKSVSFEVGKIDRSQNQVSGKKKSGGMIVQADSTLALVTCNDGHVFKVRGCVQGKLIEVNQRIIQGVELLRTEGYGYVAVVMPKPEQCDAIKKKLWSTTELEKQLNKN from the coding sequence ATGGTTGATCACGTGCAATTTTACTTAGAAGAGCTACTGCCAATAGGTGGTAAAACCGTtccgtcaattgaaaatgaatttgTCCCAGATTATCCATCAATTGTTGACAGATTTTTCACAAGATATTACTATGTTCATCCTTCTAAACAAACGGAACCGCACCTAGTGTTATTTCACTCCAATCGAGTATGTCTGATTGGTCTAGCTTCGAATCACGAAGCCTTTTCACGTGGAATCAAATCTGTTTCGTTTGAGGTAGGTAAAATAGATCGCAGCCAGAATCAAGTCAGCGGAAAGAAGAAAAGTGGAGGCATGATCGTGCAAGCAGATTCTACTTTGGCGCTAGTGACATGCAACGACGGGCACGTTTTCAAGGTTCGTGGCTGTGTGCAAGGCAAGTTAATAGAGGTGAATCAACGGATAATTCAAGGTGTTGAGTTATTGCGAACAGAGGGATATGGATATGTAGCTGTCGTAATGCCTAAACCAGAACAGTGCGATGCGATTAAGAAAAAGTTATGGTCAACTACTGAATTAGAAaaacaattgaacaaaaattaa
- the LOC129718767 gene encoding COX assembly mitochondrial protein 2 homolog, which produces MHTDLSAHLHTPECNELINLLKQCHTENKLAKFVGVCNAADQKVLNCLKKERIERSRLNRENAKKKQQRTQERMRQFEAEEKVQQ; this is translated from the exons ATGCATACAGATTTATCAGCGCACTTGCATACACCAGAGTGTAACGAGCTAATTAATCTATTAAAACAGTGTCATACAGAG AATAAACTTGCCAAATTCGTCGGTGTGTGTAACGCAGCTGACCAAAAAGTgttgaactgtttgaaaaaGGAACGCATCGAAAGAAGTCGCTTAAACCGAGAAAACGCGAAAAAGAAACAACAGCGCACTCAGGAGCGGATGCGGCAATTTGAAGCTGAGGAGAAAGTCCAGCAATAA
- the LOC129718764 gene encoding protein BCCIP homolog: MTSKKLKVEEHDDNAAQQMEAGNESEDDSSNDENPDIYKGDEGITVDFEGRNPIDTDLDGIKQMLGQLFVKAHIDLTELSGVIVGQNYVGSVLKQAYTDDDEEDDDSMDEDPCQVVFGVTSAINLSNKLDQNCFKQLQKMIFEKAEKYATEAVLQLFREALQSGTKCTALLLNERFVNIPAAVCVPMFENLLVEIDRAKAKGMPYKFDYFLMFVKYYQKAASGTKSAEILYSNDEEEYFIKDSVASFDYSVQKETATALAGNWLEEDEELQPFRKVLLIDANKLPGIINTIKSLVANAVNN, encoded by the exons ATGACCAGTAAAAAATTGAAAGTTGAGGAGCACGACGATAATGCGGCTCAACAAATGGAAGCCGGGAACGAAAGTGAAGACGACTCGAGTAACGATGAAAATCCCGATATCTACAAAGGTGATGAG GGAATTACCGTAGATTTTGAAGGCCGAAATCCAATCGATACGGATCTAGATGGAATCAAACAAATGCTGGGGCAGCTGTTTGTCAAAGCACACATCGATCTAACTGAGTTGTCTGGTGTTATCGTTG GGCAAAATTATGTAGGGAGTGTGCTAAAGCAAGCGTACACTGACGACGATGAAGAAGACGATGATTCAATGGATGAAGATCCGTGTCAGGTTGTATTCGGTGTAACTTCCGCTATCAATCTGTCTAACAAGCTAGATCAAAATTGCTTCAAACAACTGCAgaagatgatttttgaaaaagcagAGAAATACGCCACAGAAGCGGTGTTGCAACTGTTCCGTGAAGCACTGCAAAGTGGAACAAAATGTACAgcccttttgttgaatgaaagATTCGTAAACATTCCTGCTGCTGTATGCGTTCCTATGTTTGAAAACCTTCTAGTGGAAATCGATCGAGCAAAGGCAAAAGGTATGCCTTACAAGTTTGACTATTTTCTGATGTTTGTTAAGTACTATCAGAAGGCGGCTTCTGGAACGAAATCTGCAGAAATATTATACTCCAATGATGAGGAAGAGTATTTCATTAAGGATTCAGTAGCCAGCTTCGACTATTCTGTGCAGAAGGAAACTGCAACCGCATTGGCTGGCAACTGGCTAGAGGAGGATGAAGAGCTGCAGccgttcagaaaagttttactGATAGATGCCAATAAGCTGCCAGGGATTATCAATACTATCAAAAGTTTAGTCGCAAATGCTGTCAATAATTGA